The Bacillus sp. F19 DNA segment GTCGTATACTGAATATGAATTTGATTATCAATTTTGGTCTTAAACGATTTTAACCCCTGAACAGCCCGGGTAATGATCGGATGTTGTTTCGAATAGCCCCGTGCCATTAAAGCAAAAATCATTAAAAACGTAGAACTGAAATAACTGTAATACGTTCCATCCGACTCAATTCGCTGTAACATATACTGCTCAGCGCGATTTAAGGCCATCTGATGGAGATCACGCGGATACCCTATAAGACTCTTTATTCCTTGTTGAATTGACGAAAGGAAGGACCGCCAATCATTCAACTCCATTTCCCAATCATCATCGCTTCTTATTAAAAATAAATCGGATATATCCGGAGAACGTTTTGTCTTCATACTAAATTTATAATCAGCAGCAATTAATATTGGAGTTAAATTTGCTCTTGCATACACGGAAAAGTCAAAGAAATTCACTGGAAAAGAAATCGGCAAAAGCATAATCTCAACCGGAATAGGAAAATGTTGCGGCCATTTATAATGTCCTGTAAGAGCTAACATGATTTTTGTAAACATATTTATTTCATTTAACCCACCGTTTTTCAAAATAAATTGTCTTGCTATGTGCATCTCCGGATCATTTTTTGTTCGGTGACCTGAGTAAAGGAGCGCATAATAGGCTTCAACGGTTGCCGTAAGGTTCCCTCCCTCTTCATCATAAAATAACTTCCAGGCCCCATTTTCCCCCTGTTTGCTAACAATCCGACGCACCAGCGACTGGATTAAATCTTCATCATTTATTTCTAATGTGCGTAATAAGATGATCATATAACAATCAGTTGAAATACCCGTTTCAAACGGATAGGACCATGATCCGTCGGGGTTCTGTTCTTCTATAAGAATGTTAACCAACCGGTTTATTTCAGCTTCAACTTTTTGTTTCATATAATTGTTAACCCTCTCTTTGTTAAAAGCAGTTTTTCATATTTATATTCCTTTCAACGCAAGCGCATTCGTAAGACGGGAGGGAAATGGATGGCTATCGGCCGTTTCGAAATAAAGAAAATGACGATAAAATCTCATCTAGAAATAAAAGAAGAATTGAAGAAAAAAAGCAAAAATAAACCAAGCTCTTTTACAGATTTAAAGCTGACAAAAGATGAAAGAAAACTAATTAACGATATTAAAGAAATGACGAATAAATTAAATGTAAATAATGTCACCAGAACACAGGCTTATTTTGATTTTTTTCTACAGCACCCTGAAATCCACTGGGCTTTATTAGGCCATATGGTATCACGAAACGGCGGTTGGCATATGACAGATTTAAAAGGCGATCTCCTTACAAGGTTGTTGTCTGAAAAAGAACAAAGTAATTTCTTTTTATTTTTAGAACGAGGAAATTGGTTAATATTTCAAGACGTTTATCCGCAATTTTTACTGTATAAGCAAAGTTTAAAAATCAATAAAAACCTTTTTTATCTTCTTCCCTACTTCAATGTTTCAATATTTATGGAAACGATATGGAATTATTTTTGGGAGCATGGCGACTGCTATCTTTTAGCCATCGCGACAGTTATTAACGAACAAAGTTATTTAGAAAAAAGCGTTATTCAAAATCATCATTTCAAAAAAACGGTATTAAATACAATTGGATTTAAGCTATATGATTTTTTGCGTTTTAATCATATAATTTTTCCATTTTATAAAAACGGAAAGGCAAAAAAACCAAACTTAAGTGGAGAAACTCTGCAACATTTTGATTCGCTTCATGAGCGAATCATGTTAGGAAAGCGATTATATTCATTACTTTTTCAGCAAGAATCTATCTTCCAAGGTGTTTTGATTTGGGCTAACAACCATCCTCATACAGGTTCTAGAAAAGATTATTGGGATCATCTGTTTCATCGTGTTAACGAATCGCTGCCAGGGTCCATTTACAGACGAAGAACAAAAAAGTGCCAACTTAAAAAAGGAGCACAGCGTATCTATAGTCCCACATTGCAATTTGCTTGGAAAAATGTTGATCATCCAGAAGCTGATAAGGGCGACTGGTTTGATGATTGGAGAATTGTCGATTATTTAGAAGAAGAAAAATACACAGGTGGGGAAATTTATGATGAGTACTGTAAAACGATTGAAAAAATCGAGCTTGCC contains these protein-coding regions:
- a CDS encoding DUF2515 domain-containing protein, which produces MAIGRFEIKKMTIKSHLEIKEELKKKSKNKPSSFTDLKLTKDERKLINDIKEMTNKLNVNNVTRTQAYFDFFLQHPEIHWALLGHMVSRNGGWHMTDLKGDLLTRLLSEKEQSNFFLFLERGNWLIFQDVYPQFLLYKQSLKINKNLFYLLPYFNVSIFMETIWNYFWEHGDCYLLAIATVINEQSYLEKSVIQNHHFKKTVLNTIGFKLYDFLRFNHIIFPFYKNGKAKKPNLSGETLQHFDSLHERIMLGKRLYSLLFQQESIFQGVLIWANNHPHTGSRKDYWDHLFHRVNESLPGSIYRRRTKKCQLKKGAQRIYSPTLQFAWKNVDHPEADKGDWFDDWRIVDYLEEEKYTGGEIYDEYCKTIEKIELAIIAKKAIFLRQE